In Falco cherrug isolate bFalChe1 chromosome 2, bFalChe1.pri, whole genome shotgun sequence, the following are encoded in one genomic region:
- the TXNDC9 gene encoding thioredoxin domain-containing protein 9, with product MAADTSVEILQKVLENEILQTTKVVEEHLDAEMQKLDQMDEDELERLKQRRLEALKKAQQQKQEWLSKGHGEYREIPSERDFFQEVKESKNVICHFYRDTTFRCQIMDKHLTVLAKKHIETKFLKLNAEKSPFLCERLRIKVIPTLALVKDGKTQDYVVGFTDLGNTDDFTTETLEWRLGCADIINYSGNLMDPPFQSQKKFGTSFMKLDKKTIRGKKYDSDSDDD from the exons ATGGCTGCCGATACCTCTGttgaaatacttcaaaaagtTCTGGAGAATGAAATACTTCAGACTACCAAGGTTGTGGAAGAACATCTGGATGCTGAAATGCAGAAGCTGGACCAGATGGATGAAGATGAGTTGGAACGCCTTAAACAAAGGAGGCTTGAGGCACTAAAAAAGgctcagcagcagaaacaa GAGTGGCTTTCAAAAGGACATggagaatacagagaaatcccAAGTGAGAGAGACTTTTTCCAAGAAGTCAAAGAAAGTAAAAACGTGATTTGCCATTTCTATAGAGATACAACGTTCAG gtgCCAAATAATGGACAAACATTTAACTGTATTGGCAAAAAAGCACATTGAGACAAAATTCTTGAaattaaatgctgaaaaatctCCTTTCTTGTGTGAGAGACTGCGCATCAAAGTAATTCCCACTCTAGCACTAGtaaaagatggaaaaacacAAGACTATGTTGTGGGCTTTACTGATCTCGGTAATACTGATGATTTCACTACAGAGACCTTAGAATGGAGATTAGGCTGTGCAGATATAATTAATTACAG TGGAAACTTGATGGACCCACCTTTTCAAAGTCAAAAGAAATTTGGAACAAGCTTTATGAAGTTGGATAAGAAGACcatcagaggaaagaaatatgaTTCAGATTCTGATGATGACTAG